Proteins from a genomic interval of Chanodichthys erythropterus isolate Z2021 chromosome 8, ASM2448905v1, whole genome shotgun sequence:
- the LOC137025239 gene encoding uncharacterized protein yields MAATTTPSHVTVKLPETNQVIVDLPEPSQVTVDLHEQSQVTVDLPEQSQATFDLSEPSQIIVDLHEPSQATVDLREPSQATVDLPEPSQVTVDLWEPSQVTDLPEPRHVSADLPEPRHVAADLPEPCHISADRPKSRHVSGSVRERRGLLSSVDDPPLTSAQAAGIPKSPPAASHSSPPATTHSSPPVATHSDSLVSTDKMVTPEPESAPDSTPEPEPAPDFIPVFTPAFHEPTPAFHEPAPAAHEPALAFDRPAPAHYKPASYPLWLPTNSDPPWHPKAPELPWLPDSPDPPWCPKAPELPWLPDAPDPP; encoded by the coding sequence ATGGCGGCCACAACAACACCAAGTCATGTCACAGTTAAACTTCCTGAGACAAATCAAGTCATAGTTGATCTTCCTGAGCCcagtcaagtcacagttgatcttcatgagcaaagtcaagtcacagttgatcttcCTGAGCAAAGTCAAGCCACATTTGATCTTTCTGAGCCAAGTCAAATCATAGTTGATCTTCATGAGCCAAGTCAAGCCACCGTTGATCTTCGTGAGCCAAGTCAAGCCACAGTTGATCTTCCTGAGCCcagtcaagtcacagttgatctttgggagccaagtcaagtcacagaCCTCCCAGAGCCTCGCCACGTCTCAGCAGACctcccagagccacgtcacgtcgcagcagatcttccagagccatgtcacatctccgctgatcgcccaaagtcacgtcacgtctctggCTCAGTCCGTGAGCGGAGAGGATTGTTGTCCAGTGTGGACGATCCACCGCTGACTTCAGCACAAGCAGCTGGAATTCCAAAATCTCCGCCAGCCGCTTcacactcaagcccgccggccactacgcactcaagcccgccggttgctacgcactcAGACTCACTGgtgtctacggacaagatggTAACACCAGAGCCcgagtcagctccagactccACACCAGAGCCCGAGCCAGCTCCGGACTTCATTCCAGTCTTCACTCCAGCCTTCCACGAGCCCACTCCAGCCTTtcatgagcccgctccagctgCCCACGAGCCCGCTCTGGCCTTCGACAGGCCAGCTCCAGCCCACTACAAGCCAGCTTCTTACCCACTATGGCTGCCCACGAACTCTGACCCGCCTTGGCATCCCAAGGCTCCCGAACTACCATGGCTGCCCGACTCTCCTGACCCGCCTTGGTGTCCCAAGGCTCCCGAACTGCCATGGTTGCCTGATGCTCCTGACCCGCCTTGA